From Halorientalis litorea:
AGGGATTGGTCGTGAACTTCGACGCGGCCAGGGAGGAGGCGTTGCTCGATGTCGGCATCGGGACGGTCCGGTTCGACACCGTGACCGTCGACCGCCGGGTCCACGTCGGGGACTACGTTCGCCTGACGGGTGCCGTCGTCCACGTCGAGGGGATGACACCGCCGGGACGGCCCTACGAGCGATTTCTCACTCAACTGAGCGACGACGACGCCGGGGCGCGGCGCGAGGCGGCGCGGTACCTCGGGTTCGACGGGTCGGAGGACGCAGTCGACGCACTCGTGGAGTGTTACCGTGCCGAACCGGAGCCGGCGGTCCGCGAAGCGGCCGTCACGGCACTGGGGCGGCTCGCAATCACCGCCCGGCGGCCGGGCGAGTCACCGGAGCCGCGGGTCCGGTCGACGCTGGAGGCCGCAACGGGGGACGAGGCGAGACTCGTCCGCGAGGCGGCCGACGAGTGGTTGGCGCGGGTCAGCGACTACTGGGCGTCCTGAGGTGGAGCCACACCGACGCCAGCAAGGCGACGAACCCGGCGAGCGTCGCCAGCGCGAACGCCAACCGGTACCCGAACACGGAGTAGACGCGCGCGCCGCCGATGGTTTCGCCGGTCCAGTAGGCGTCGAGCAACAGCCCGACGAGCGTCGGAAAGACAGCCGCCCCGGTGAAGGCCATCGTGTTGACCGCCCCCGTCGCCACACCGCTCGCTCCGCTCGCGTGCCGTTCTTTGATTATCGTGTAGCCCAGCGCGTAGGCACCGGCGAGAAAGCCCGCGCTGAAGAAGGCGATACCCACGACGGCAATCGGCGGGCGGCCGAACACGGCGATGAGGCCGAAACTGGCGGTGTAAGCCGCTTGTCCGACGGCCATCAACAGCGTCCTGTTGCCGGTGCGGTCGGACACCCACCCGACGAGCGGGGGGCCGATGAGGATACCCGCGCTCCCCAACAGCGTGTACGTCGAAGCGCGTGTCACCGTCATCTCGTACGTCTGGACGAGATAGGGGACGCCCCAGAGGCCGAAGACGGTGATGTTGATGCCCGTCCCACAGAGCATCACGATGCCGACGATCCACGTCTCGCGCTCCCGGAGGATGTGAGCCGTGTTGCGGGCGACGCCACGGAGCGAGGGCGTGTCGGCGAGCGGGACGCCGTCGATGTCGGTGAGGCCGGCGTCCGCGGGCGTGTCGCGGGCGAGCAGGTAGACCAGCGGTGCCAGCACGAACCCGACGACTGCGAGGCCGAGCGTCGTCTGTCGCCACCCGGCGGCGGCGACGACGACGGCCAGCGGCGTCGTGGCGAGGATTCCGCCGACGCCGGCGGCGGCGAGCGTCAG
This genomic window contains:
- a CDS encoding HEAT repeat domain-containing protein; translation: MEAALPAEVREIDPGTVHREPRETRHVRLCPADGPTMRVYDPATVVTPDAVGTERDFELAAVVATVEPVTERVSRVGTDAGETPVFQGLVVNFDAAREEALLDVGIGTVRFDTVTVDRRVHVGDYVRLTGAVVHVEGMTPPGRPYERFLTQLSDDDAGARREAARYLGFDGSEDAVDALVECYRAEPEPAVREAAVTALGRLAITARRPGESPEPRVRSTLEAATGDEARLVREAADEWLARVSDYWAS
- a CDS encoding MFS transporter translates to MRIWSDPTKRRWIVWGVLAAVFALVSVHRLSTAVLAERLTRAFDTSGAALGTLHASFFYVYAAMQLPAGIIADRLGSRRSVTGGAVVMSVGALGFALAQSYVVAFAARALIGLGGGLMFIAILRFCANWFRPDEFARLSGLTLAAAGVGGILATTPLAVVVAAAGWRQTTLGLAVVGFVLAPLVYLLARDTPADAGLTDIDGVPLADTPSLRGVARNTAHILRERETWIVGIVMLCGTGINITVFGLWGVPYLVQTYEMTVTRASTYTLLGSAGILIGPPLVGWVSDRTGNRTLLMAVGQAAYTASFGLIAVFGRPPIAVVGIAFFSAGFLAGAYALGYTIIKERHASGASGVATGAVNTMAFTGAAVFPTLVGLLLDAYWTGETIGGARVYSVFGYRLAFALATLAGFVALLASVWLHLRTPSSR